A DNA window from Agrobacterium tumefaciens contains the following coding sequences:
- the repA gene encoding plasmid partitioning protein RepA translates to MSKAAAISRNDRPSVDVTIGEHAEQLSSQLQAMSEALFPPTSHKSLRKFTSGEAARLMKISDSTLRKMTLAGEGPQPELASNGRRFYTLGQINEIRQMLAGSTRGRESIDFVPHRRGSEHLQVVAVTNFKGGSGKTTTSAHLAQYLALQGYRVLAVDLDPQASLSALLGVLPETDVGANETLYAAIRYDDTRRPLRDVIRPTYFDGLHLVPGNLELMEFEHTTPKALTDKGTRDGLFFTRVAQAFDEVADDYDVVVIDCPPQLGFLTLSGLCAATSMVITVHPQMLDIASMSQFLLMTRDLLGVVKEAGGNLQYDFIRYLLTRYEPQDAPQTKVTALLRNMFEDHVLTNPMVKSAAVSDAGLTKQTLYEIGRENLTRSTYDRAMESLDAVNSEIEALIKMAWGRV, encoded by the coding sequence GTGAGCAAAGCCGCTGCCATATCCCGAAATGATCGCCCGTCGGTAGATGTTACCATTGGTGAGCATGCTGAGCAGCTCAGCTCTCAGCTTCAAGCGATGAGCGAGGCGTTGTTTCCTCCGACGTCGCACAAGAGCTTGCGCAAATTCACCTCGGGTGAAGCCGCACGCTTGATGAAAATATCTGACTCAACTCTTCGAAAGATGACACTGGCTGGCGAAGGGCCGCAACCTGAACTCGCCAGCAACGGACGGCGCTTTTACACCCTCGGTCAGATAAACGAAATCCGGCAGATGCTTGCCGGCTCGACTCGAGGACGTGAAAGCATTGATTTTGTGCCTCATCGCCGAGGTTCTGAGCATTTGCAAGTCGTTGCTGTAACCAACTTCAAAGGTGGCTCTGGGAAGACGACGACGTCCGCTCATCTTGCACAGTATCTGGCGTTGCAAGGTTACAGGGTTCTCGCAGTCGATCTCGATCCGCAGGCTAGTCTTTCAGCACTCCTCGGCGTTCTGCCAGAAACTGATGTCGGTGCAAACGAAACGCTCTATGCGGCTATTCGGTACGACGACACACGTCGTCCGTTGCGAGATGTGATCCGACCGACGTATTTTGATGGTCTTCACCTTGTTCCTGGAAATCTCGAGCTTATGGAGTTCGAGCATACCACCCCGAAAGCATTGACTGACAAAGGTACGCGCGACGGATTGTTCTTCACTCGCGTGGCCCAAGCCTTTGATGAGGTCGCCGACGATTACGATGTCGTGGTCATCGACTGCCCTCCTCAGCTTGGGTTTTTGACTCTCAGCGGGTTGTGTGCTGCAACATCAATGGTAATCACCGTACATCCTCAGATGCTGGATATCGCTTCCATGAGCCAGTTTCTCCTCATGACACGCGACCTTCTGGGTGTCGTGAAAGAGGCGGGGGGCAATCTCCAGTACGATTTCATACGCTATCTCTTGACGCGCTATGAGCCCCAGGACGCGCCGCAGACGAAAGTGACGGCACTGCTGCGCAACATGTTCGAGGATCACGTCCTTACAAATCCTATGGTCAAGTCGGCAGCGGTATCTGATGCCGGTTTAACCAAGCAGACGCTCTATGAGATAGGGCGAGAGAACCTTACCCGGTCGACATACGACCGGGCGATGGAATCTTTAGATGCGGTGAATTCGGAGATCGAGGCTTTGATCAAGATGGCGTGGGGGCGGGTCTAA